In a genomic window of Microbacterium amylolyticum:
- the lpdA gene encoding dihydrolipoyl dehydrogenase produces MTDHTFDLVVLGGGSGGYAAALRASELGSSVALVERDLLGGTCLHRGCVPTKALLHTAEVADSVQHAAAVGVDATLSGIDAAAARAWREKLVSGKHRGLTSLVAARGITVFSGEGRVEQTEGGPAVRVGEDLLRGTDVVVATGATSRPLPDVLFGGRVLDSERALALEEIPSRVTIIGGGVIGVEFASAWRSLGAEVTILEMADSLIPNEDEALIRALTTAYRRRGITVETGVTITQVAPSESGVDVAVTRAGGEQTTISSDWLLVAIGRTPATDDLGLDDIGVTRSRAFIDVDAQLRTTSPHVWAVGDIVPGPQLAHRGFRHGLFVAETIAGRRTAPLDDTAIPRVTYSSPEIASVGLTERQAAERHGSERIETTTYNLAGNAKAEIVSAGSAVASGLAKVIRVIDGPIIGVHLAGERVGELITEGQLAVAWEAHPEDLAPLVHAHPSQSEALGEAFLTLAGSPLHSL; encoded by the coding sequence GTGACGGATCACACGTTCGACCTCGTTGTGCTCGGAGGGGGAAGCGGCGGCTACGCCGCCGCTTTGCGCGCCTCCGAACTCGGCAGTTCCGTTGCGCTCGTCGAGCGCGACCTTCTCGGAGGCACGTGCCTGCACCGCGGGTGCGTCCCCACCAAGGCGCTTCTGCACACGGCCGAGGTTGCGGACTCCGTGCAACACGCCGCGGCCGTCGGCGTCGATGCAACGCTTTCCGGCATCGACGCGGCGGCGGCGCGCGCGTGGCGCGAAAAACTCGTCTCCGGCAAGCATCGCGGCCTGACCTCGCTCGTCGCGGCGCGTGGCATCACCGTATTTTCGGGTGAAGGCCGCGTGGAACAGACGGAAGGCGGCCCCGCCGTTCGCGTCGGAGAAGATCTCCTGCGCGGAACGGACGTTGTCGTCGCAACAGGAGCGACAAGTCGCCCCCTCCCCGATGTTCTTTTCGGCGGGCGTGTGCTCGATTCCGAGCGTGCCCTCGCGCTCGAGGAGATCCCGTCGCGCGTGACGATTATCGGCGGCGGCGTCATCGGTGTCGAGTTTGCCAGCGCCTGGCGTTCGCTGGGCGCCGAGGTCACGATCCTCGAGATGGCGGATTCTCTGATCCCCAACGAGGACGAAGCGCTGATTCGCGCTCTCACAACCGCGTACCGTCGCCGCGGCATCACCGTCGAAACGGGGGTGACCATCACGCAGGTCGCGCCGTCGGAGAGTGGGGTCGACGTCGCCGTGACACGCGCGGGAGGCGAACAGACCACGATCAGCTCAGACTGGTTACTCGTTGCCATCGGCCGCACTCCCGCCACGGACGACCTCGGACTTGACGACATCGGCGTGACGCGCTCCCGCGCGTTCATCGATGTCGACGCTCAGCTCCGCACGACGTCTCCACACGTCTGGGCTGTTGGCGATATCGTGCCAGGGCCGCAGCTCGCGCACCGTGGTTTTCGGCACGGTCTTTTCGTCGCTGAGACGATCGCGGGACGCCGTACGGCGCCCCTCGATGACACGGCCATTCCTCGCGTCACCTACTCCTCTCCCGAGATTGCCTCGGTGGGACTGACGGAGCGTCAAGCCGCAGAACGGCACGGATCCGAACGCATCGAGACGACCACATACAACCTGGCGGGAAACGCGAAGGCCGAGATCGTTTCGGCCGGCTCCGCTGTCGCGAGCGGTCTGGCCAAAGTCATCCGCGTTATCGACGGCCCGATCATCGGCGTGCATCTCGCAGGTGAGCGCGTCGGCGAGCTCATCACCGAGGGACAGCTGGCCGTTGCGTGGGAGGCGCACCCTGAGGATCTGGCCCCCCTCGTACACGCACACCCGTCTCAGAGTGAAGCGCTGGGTGAGGCCTTTCTGACGCTTGCCGGCTCTCCCTTGCACTCCCTGTGA
- the sucB gene encoding 2-oxoglutarate dehydrogenase, E2 component, dihydrolipoamide succinyltransferase yields MSTSVVLPALGESVTEGTVTRWLKQVGDTVEVDEPLLEVATDKVDTEIPSPVAGVLESILVEEDETVEVGAELATVGDGSSASNESSAPDAETASKEESASPAPAEEEASAPQEAPREESSGSNDAVDVTLPELGESVTEGTVTRWLKQVGDTVEVDEPLLEIATDKVDTEVPSPVAGTVLELLADEDDTVEIGAVLARVGSGAPAPEAESAPEEESAPAEEPKAPAAPEPQAEAPAPAAPKEPASAESDDAVDVTLPELGESVTEGTVTRWLKQVGDTVEVDEPLLEIATDKVDTEVPSPVAGTVLELLADEDDTVEIGAVLARVGSGAPAPEAESAPEEESAPAEEPKAPAAPEPQAEAPAPAAPKEPAPQAAPAKQASAPAAPAGNDKVYVTPLVRKLAAQHGVDLETVSGSGVGGRIRKEDVLNAAKSSPASAAPAAPAAKPAATVEPSPLRGTSQPFTRLRKVLAKRAVESMNSTAQLTTVVEIDVTKLAAFRDSVKVEFLEKTGNKLSFMPFFALAAVEGLQQFPIINSTVDGETVVYPETENLSIAVDTEKGLYTPVLRDAASKNLNEIAGGIADLAQRTRDGQLKPDDLSGGTFTLTNTGSRGALFDTPVVFLPQSAILGTGIVYKRPGVVKADGQETIGIRSYVYFALSYDHRTIDGADAARYLSAVKARLEAADFEGNLGM; encoded by the coding sequence ATGAGCACTTCCGTTGTCCTCCCCGCTCTCGGCGAGAGCGTCACTGAGGGAACGGTCACCCGCTGGCTGAAGCAGGTCGGCGACACCGTCGAGGTCGATGAGCCTCTCCTCGAGGTGGCGACCGACAAGGTCGACACCGAGATCCCCTCGCCGGTTGCCGGCGTGCTCGAGTCGATCCTGGTTGAGGAAGACGAAACTGTCGAGGTTGGCGCTGAGCTCGCCACCGTCGGTGATGGTTCGTCCGCCTCCAACGAGTCTTCCGCTCCGGATGCCGAGACCGCTTCGAAAGAAGAGAGCGCATCACCTGCTCCCGCTGAAGAAGAGGCTTCTGCCCCGCAAGAAGCTCCCCGCGAGGAATCGTCCGGCTCGAATGACGCTGTCGACGTGACCCTCCCCGAACTGGGCGAATCTGTCACCGAGGGCACCGTCACCCGCTGGCTGAAGCAGGTCGGCGACACGGTCGAGGTCGACGAGCCGCTGCTCGAGATCGCCACCGACAAGGTCGACACCGAGGTACCCTCTCCCGTTGCGGGAACGGTTCTCGAACTGCTCGCAGACGAAGACGACACCGTCGAAATCGGCGCCGTTCTTGCACGAGTGGGCTCGGGCGCTCCCGCACCCGAAGCAGAGTCCGCACCCGAGGAGGAGTCCGCTCCCGCGGAAGAGCCCAAGGCACCCGCTGCTCCGGAGCCCCAGGCAGAAGCACCTGCTCCCGCAGCACCGAAAGAGCCCGCGTCCGCTGAGTCCGATGACGCTGTCGACGTGACCCTCCCCGAACTGGGCGAGTCTGTCACCGAGGGCACCGTCACCCGCTGGCTGAAGCAGGTCGGCGACACGGTCGAGGTCGACGAGCCGCTGCTCGAGATCGCCACCGACAAGGTCGACACCGAGGTACCCTCTCCCGTTGCGGGAACGGTTCTCGAACTGCTCGCAGACGAAGACGACACCGTCGAAATCGGCGCCGTTCTTGCACGAGTGGGCTCCGGCGCTCCCGCACCCGAAGCAGAGTCCGCACCCGAGGAGGAGTCCGCTCCCGCGGAAGAGCCCAAGGCGCCCGCTGCTCCGGAGCCCCAGGCAGAAGCACCTGCTCCCGCAGCACCGAAAGAGCCCGCTCCCCAGGCAGCTCCCGCGAAGCAGGCTTCGGCGCCGGCAGCTCCGGCTGGCAACGACAAGGTCTATGTGACCCCCCTCGTTCGCAAGCTCGCGGCGCAGCACGGTGTTGACCTGGAAACGGTGTCTGGTTCCGGCGTCGGCGGACGCATCCGCAAGGAAGACGTTTTGAACGCGGCGAAGTCGTCGCCTGCCTCTGCTGCTCCGGCAGCCCCGGCAGCGAAGCCCGCCGCCACGGTGGAGCCGTCGCCGCTGCGCGGAACGTCCCAGCCCTTCACGCGCCTGCGCAAGGTTCTGGCGAAGCGCGCCGTGGAGTCGATGAACTCGACCGCTCAGCTGACGACGGTCGTCGAGATCGACGTGACCAAGCTCGCCGCGTTCCGCGACTCGGTCAAGGTCGAGTTCCTCGAGAAGACGGGCAACAAGCTCTCCTTCATGCCGTTCTTCGCTCTTGCGGCTGTCGAGGGCCTCCAGCAGTTCCCGATCATCAACTCCACGGTTGACGGTGAAACGGTTGTCTATCCCGAGACCGAGAACCTGTCGATCGCGGTTGACACGGAGAAGGGTCTCTACACGCCCGTTCTTCGCGACGCCGCTTCGAAGAACCTCAACGAGATCGCGGGTGGCATCGCCGATCTGGCCCAGCGCACGCGCGATGGCCAGCTCAAGCCCGATGACCTCTCGGGTGGAACGTTCACACTGACGAACACGGGATCGCGTGGCGCGCTGTTTGACACGCCTGTTGTCTTCCTTCCCCAGTCGGCGATCCTCGGTACCGGCATCGTCTACAAGCGCCCCGGCGTTGTGAAGGCGGATGGACAGGAAACGATCGGTATCCGTTCGTACGTCTACTTCGCGCTGTCGTACGACCACCGAACAATCGATGGCGCCGACGCGGCGCGCTACCTCTCGGCCGTCAAGGCGCGCCTCGAGGCAGCAGACTTCGAGGGCAACCTCGGCATGTAA
- a CDS encoding DUF4191 family protein — MAARTSQPEKRPGFLATIKSLFSFTREEFAWVTWVLPLIVLGGIGIGVAIAVFTGQPWWGYILWVFFGIMLGFIFGMLLLNRLATKAMYRKIDGMPGGAGHVIGNMLGRKWRGEDMPVQVNPKTQDAVYRAVGRGGVVLVGEGSRGRLEKLVKKETTAAKRITHGAVPVEVFYIGHGEGDTPVAELAKAIKKLPKVIDKAGMQQLIARTDSINQNAMSSMPIPKGIDPMKVRAPKPR; from the coding sequence ATGGCAGCACGCACCTCCCAGCCGGAGAAACGACCAGGGTTCCTGGCGACGATCAAGAGCCTCTTCAGCTTTACGCGCGAAGAGTTCGCCTGGGTCACCTGGGTTCTCCCCCTCATTGTCCTCGGCGGCATCGGTATCGGCGTTGCGATCGCCGTGTTCACGGGCCAGCCGTGGTGGGGATACATCCTCTGGGTGTTCTTCGGAATCATGCTCGGCTTTATCTTCGGCATGCTGCTGCTGAACAGGCTCGCGACGAAGGCCATGTACCGGAAGATCGACGGAATGCCCGGTGGCGCTGGCCACGTGATCGGAAACATGCTCGGTCGCAAGTGGCGCGGCGAGGATATGCCGGTTCAGGTGAACCCGAAGACCCAGGATGCCGTGTACCGCGCGGTCGGTCGTGGCGGGGTTGTTCTCGTTGGCGAGGGCTCGCGCGGCCGCCTCGAGAAGCTCGTCAAGAAGGAAACCACCGCGGCGAAGCGGATTACGCACGGAGCCGTCCCCGTCGAGGTCTTCTACATCGGACACGGCGAAGGCGACACCCCCGTTGCCGAGCTCGCAAAAGCCATCAAGAAGCTGCCGAAGGTCATCGACAAGGCGGGCATGCAACAGCTCATCGCCCGCACCGATTCGATCAACCAGAACGCGATGTCAAGTATGCCGATCCCCAAGGGAATCGACCCGATGAAGGTTCGGGCACCAAAGCCGCGATAG
- a CDS encoding ParA family protein, whose amino-acid sequence MPPHIITAYSTKGGVGKTTSAVNLAVLAAEEGNRVLLWDLDPQAAATWLLGVKQKLRGGAEAVILGEKSLERATRPTAVRNLEVLPADLSYRDLDVALDGHKRSSARLGRALEPLRDVYDVVILDTPPGVSLVAENAVRASDVVVTPLAPALLSLRSYDQVRAFIATQKTDARLVAFLNQVDRRKRSHRDAATELPARIEGMSDIVVPASVVVERMAERRAALQQFAPRSEAGRAFAALWHTVSRG is encoded by the coding sequence GTGCCCCCACACATCATCACTGCCTACAGCACCAAGGGCGGCGTCGGGAAAACGACGTCAGCGGTTAACCTCGCCGTGCTCGCTGCGGAGGAAGGAAACCGCGTTCTGCTGTGGGATCTCGATCCACAAGCGGCGGCAACGTGGTTGCTCGGGGTGAAACAGAAGCTCCGTGGTGGCGCTGAAGCGGTGATTCTTGGGGAAAAGTCGCTCGAACGCGCGACGCGCCCGACGGCCGTCCGCAACCTTGAGGTGCTTCCGGCCGACCTGTCCTACCGTGATCTTGATGTTGCCCTCGACGGCCACAAGAGATCCTCTGCGCGGCTCGGACGCGCCTTGGAGCCTCTCCGGGACGTCTATGACGTCGTCATCCTCGATACGCCGCCAGGTGTGTCTCTCGTGGCCGAGAACGCCGTGCGCGCATCAGACGTCGTTGTCACACCGCTTGCTCCGGCGCTGCTCTCGCTGCGCTCGTACGACCAGGTTCGCGCTTTCATCGCGACACAGAAGACGGACGCCCGGCTCGTAGCGTTCTTGAACCAGGTTGATCGTCGCAAGAGAAGCCACCGCGACGCGGCGACCGAGTTGCCGGCACGTATTGAGGGAATGAGCGACATCGTCGTTCCCGCATCAGTCGTCGTTGAGCGCATGGCGGAACGTCGGGCTGCGCTTCAGCAGTTCGCGCCACGGTCTGAGGCGGGGCGGGCTTTTGCCGCGCTCTGGCACACGGTTTCTCGCGGATAG
- the glnA gene encoding type I glutamate--ammonia ligase → MFKDSSEVLKFIKDEDVKFLDIRFTDLPGVQQHFNIPASTVDEEFFTVGQMFDGSSIRGFASIDESDMQLIPDVSTAYLDPFRENKTLVMVFDIYNPRNGEIYSKDPRQVAKKAEKYLASTGIADTAFFAPEAEFFIFDDVRYSISEGKSFYSVDSEEAAWNTGRKEEGGNLGNKTPFKGGYFPVSPVDKQADIRDDIVLKLTEVGLEVERSHHEVGSAGQAEINYRFDTMVHAADDMLKFKYIVKNTAEEWGKTATFMPKPLFGDNGSGMHTHQSLWLDGKPLFFDEQGYGQLSDVARWYIGGLLKHAPAVLAFTNPTLNSYHRLVKGFEAPVNLVYSAGNRSAAIRIPITGSNPKAKRIEFRAPDSSGNPYLAFAAQLMAGLDGIKNRIEPHAPVDKDLYELPPEEAKGIPQVPGGLAESLEELRKDHAFLLEGGVFTEELIETWIDYKYENEIIPMAQRPHPFEFELYYGV, encoded by the coding sequence ATGTTCAAAGACTCTTCCGAGGTCCTGAAGTTCATCAAGGACGAGGACGTCAAGTTCCTTGACATCCGTTTCACCGATCTCCCTGGTGTGCAGCAGCACTTCAACATTCCGGCATCGACCGTTGACGAGGAGTTCTTCACCGTCGGTCAGATGTTCGATGGCTCCTCGATTCGCGGCTTCGCGAGCATCGACGAGTCGGACATGCAGCTCATCCCCGACGTGTCGACCGCATACCTCGACCCCTTCCGCGAGAACAAGACACTCGTGATGGTGTTCGACATCTACAACCCCCGCAACGGCGAGATCTACTCGAAGGACCCGCGTCAGGTTGCGAAGAAGGCCGAGAAGTACCTCGCTTCCACCGGCATCGCCGACACCGCGTTCTTCGCTCCCGAGGCCGAGTTCTTCATCTTCGACGATGTGCGTTACTCGATTTCTGAGGGCAAGAGCTTCTACTCGGTCGACTCCGAAGAGGCTGCATGGAACACCGGCCGCAAGGAAGAGGGCGGCAACCTCGGTAACAAGACGCCCTTCAAGGGTGGCTACTTCCCTGTGTCGCCTGTCGACAAGCAGGCTGACATCCGCGATGACATCGTGCTCAAGCTGACCGAGGTCGGCCTTGAGGTCGAGCGCTCGCACCACGAGGTCGGGTCGGCCGGTCAGGCCGAGATCAACTACCGCTTCGACACGATGGTCCACGCGGCGGACGACATGCTCAAGTTCAAGTACATCGTGAAGAACACGGCAGAAGAGTGGGGCAAGACGGCCACGTTCATGCCCAAGCCGCTCTTCGGCGACAACGGCTCGGGTATGCACACGCACCAGTCCCTGTGGCTCGATGGCAAGCCGCTGTTCTTCGACGAGCAGGGCTACGGCCAGCTCAGCGACGTTGCGCGCTGGTACATCGGTGGCCTGCTCAAGCACGCTCCCGCGGTCCTGGCATTCACCAACCCCACGCTGAACAGCTACCACCGTCTGGTCAAGGGCTTCGAGGCGCCCGTGAACCTGGTCTACTCGGCGGGTAACCGCTCGGCAGCTATCCGTATCCCGATCACGGGCTCCAACCCGAAGGCGAAGCGCATCGAGTTCCGGGCGCCCGACTCCTCGGGTAACCCCTACCTCGCGTTCGCTGCGCAGCTCATGGCTGGTCTTGACGGTATCAAGAACCGCATCGAGCCTCACGCGCCCGTCGACAAGGACCTCTACGAGCTTCCCCCTGAGGAGGCCAAGGGCATTCCTCAGGTTCCCGGCGGCCTCGCCGAGTCCCTCGAGGAGCTCCGTAAGGACCACGCATTCCTCCTTGAGGGCGGCGTGTTCACGGAAGAGCTCATCGAGACCTGGATCGACTACAAGTACGAGAACGAGATCATTCCGATGGCTCAGCGCCCTCACCCGTTCGAGTTCGAGCTGTACTACGGCGTGTAA
- a CDS encoding RDD family protein: MSSHEREYDYPGKSIGLPRSGSGSIAPLSRRVGAFVTDWVAVVLLSVAFFDYSWWSTLMIFVIIQALFLPTANGSPGHRIWRLRVVRRDGSWVGPWRPFLRSILIVLVIPAVVWDENQRGLHDLLSDTMVVRA; encoded by the coding sequence GTGAGTTCGCACGAGCGTGAATACGACTATCCCGGCAAGTCGATTGGGCTCCCCCGCAGTGGGTCCGGGAGCATCGCCCCCCTCTCGCGGCGCGTTGGCGCATTCGTCACCGACTGGGTAGCTGTCGTTCTGCTGTCTGTTGCGTTCTTCGACTACAGCTGGTGGTCGACGCTGATGATCTTCGTCATCATCCAGGCGCTCTTTCTCCCGACGGCGAATGGCAGCCCCGGCCACCGCATCTGGCGGCTGCGCGTTGTCCGTCGCGACGGCAGCTGGGTCGGTCCGTGGCGTCCGTTTCTTCGGTCGATCCTGATCGTTCTCGTCATCCCCGCGGTCGTGTGGGACGAGAATCAGCGCGGCTTGCACGACCTTCTGTCCGACACCATGGTGGTACGCGCATAA
- a CDS encoding bifunctional [glutamine synthetase] adenylyltransferase/[glutamine synthetase]-adenylyl-L-tyrosine phosphorylase codes for MTLPERRSIRSTLAKAGFAELSASANAIDELAELSGVARERLMEDARVAADPDGAVNALVSVARRDASPIRDVLTDDDGSVTAWRVLGASQGFGQFLLRHPAHARDLLTAGAHLPNAEDMRRELRESVGEREGFAASAGEDAWNALRVSYRRVLMRIAAYDLSAPDPVEAMRAVASALSDASGAALDASLAVARTAISTETLGSTRYPVEDVRAVKLGIVGMGKAGAQELNYVSDVDVIFVGGSAEGAELSEQQIIDISTDLAKQTMRGISSFETEPPLWEVDANLRPEGRQGALVRTLESHIAYYQRWAHSWEFQALLKARALAGDHDLAQAYVDATRPMVWQSASREGFVPSVQAMRERVSDHIADSEAERQLKLGAGGLRDVEFTVQLLQLVHGQTDDSVRTRGTLDALDLLMDRGYIGRADAASFATDYRILRLLEHRLQLQQLRRTHLMPDDDEQLRILARATGMFDPDPRAAGGTADDVVKTWRRVKAEVRDIHVRLFYRPLLTAVATMSDDAGHLTGEEAHARLAAIGFRDAKSALRHIGALTRGVSRKATVQRTLMPVMLRWFAEGVDPDYGLVAYRRISERLGNSPWFLRMLRDSAGAAQSLTTLLSGSRYVGELMEWIPESVAWLDSDEQLRPRTYEVLDQEARAIQKRRPTLKDAMTAVRGIRRRELLRTAMGSIVGVLSIRDVTTAITTITDVTLQAALHAVQREVIPAEDRSLEFAIIGMGRYGGAEVGFGSDTDVLYVFRAGDVERERAEAYARAIVARLREAVEDGRVPIELDAELRPEGRKGPIVRSLDAYRAYYSRWSVSWEAQALLRARPVAGASSLLDDFMTLADEVRYPADAKTSDVREIKRIKARVESERMPGGVDPARHLKLGPGGLSDVEWLVQLIQHVHAGANDELRTPRTLKALEAVYEADLLTAEQARTLGASWRLATRLRSANTLLTGRTSDVLPTDNTQLDGIARILEYPPGSAAEVEEEWLRTARKARRVYEDTFYDL; via the coding sequence GTGACTCTGCCAGAACGTCGATCCATCCGCTCCACGCTCGCCAAGGCGGGCTTCGCGGAGCTGAGCGCATCCGCGAACGCCATTGACGAGCTCGCGGAGCTCTCGGGCGTGGCGCGGGAGCGCCTCATGGAAGACGCGCGCGTTGCGGCCGACCCCGACGGGGCGGTCAACGCCCTCGTCTCGGTAGCCAGGCGGGATGCGTCTCCGATTCGTGATGTGCTGACGGACGATGATGGATCTGTCACGGCGTGGCGCGTGCTCGGCGCCTCGCAAGGGTTCGGACAGTTCCTGCTCCGCCATCCCGCGCATGCACGGGATTTGTTGACAGCTGGCGCACATCTGCCGAATGCGGAGGACATGCGTCGCGAGCTCCGCGAGTCGGTTGGCGAACGAGAGGGATTCGCGGCGAGCGCCGGTGAGGATGCGTGGAACGCTCTCCGCGTGTCTTACCGGCGTGTGCTGATGCGTATTGCGGCATATGACCTGTCCGCGCCCGATCCTGTTGAGGCCATGCGGGCGGTTGCCTCTGCTCTTTCCGACGCGTCGGGCGCCGCTCTTGATGCTTCGCTGGCCGTCGCGCGAACTGCCATTTCCACGGAAACATTGGGATCGACGCGCTATCCCGTTGAGGACGTGCGTGCCGTGAAGCTCGGCATCGTCGGAATGGGAAAGGCCGGGGCACAGGAGCTCAACTACGTTTCTGACGTTGACGTGATTTTTGTTGGCGGCAGCGCAGAGGGCGCCGAGCTTTCAGAGCAGCAGATCATCGACATTTCGACGGATCTGGCGAAGCAGACGATGCGCGGCATCAGCAGCTTCGAAACGGAACCTCCTCTGTGGGAAGTCGACGCGAACCTACGTCCGGAGGGAAGGCAGGGAGCGCTCGTTCGGACGCTCGAGTCGCACATCGCGTACTACCAGCGCTGGGCTCACTCGTGGGAGTTTCAGGCGCTCCTGAAAGCGCGCGCCCTGGCGGGCGATCACGATCTCGCGCAGGCGTATGTGGATGCGACGCGGCCGATGGTGTGGCAGAGCGCTTCGCGCGAAGGATTCGTCCCGAGCGTTCAAGCGATGCGCGAACGCGTGAGTGATCACATCGCGGATAGCGAGGCCGAGCGTCAGCTTAAGCTCGGTGCCGGTGGGCTTCGAGACGTTGAGTTCACGGTGCAGCTCCTTCAGCTTGTACACGGGCAGACGGACGATTCTGTGCGCACGCGCGGAACCCTCGACGCGCTCGATCTGCTCATGGACCGCGGGTACATCGGCCGTGCCGATGCGGCGTCCTTCGCCACCGACTACCGCATTCTTCGCCTGCTCGAGCACCGGTTGCAGTTGCAGCAGTTGCGCAGAACGCACCTCATGCCCGATGACGACGAGCAACTCCGAATCCTCGCTCGCGCCACGGGAATGTTTGACCCGGATCCTCGGGCAGCGGGAGGGACAGCGGACGACGTCGTCAAAACATGGCGTCGCGTCAAGGCTGAAGTGCGGGACATCCACGTGCGGCTGTTCTACCGACCACTACTCACGGCCGTGGCGACGATGTCCGACGACGCCGGGCACCTCACGGGCGAAGAGGCACACGCACGCCTCGCGGCGATCGGCTTCCGCGACGCGAAGAGCGCTCTTCGTCACATCGGTGCGCTCACACGCGGTGTCAGCCGCAAGGCCACCGTGCAGCGCACGCTGATGCCCGTGATGCTCCGGTGGTTCGCCGAGGGCGTCGATCCCGACTACGGCCTTGTTGCCTATCGCCGGATCAGCGAGCGCCTCGGCAACAGCCCCTGGTTCTTGCGGATGCTTCGCGATTCCGCTGGTGCCGCTCAGTCGCTGACAACGCTGCTCAGCGGGTCGCGTTACGTCGGTGAACTCATGGAGTGGATCCCCGAGTCGGTTGCGTGGCTTGACAGCGATGAGCAGTTGCGCCCCCGAACGTATGAGGTGCTCGACCAGGAGGCGCGAGCAATTCAGAAGCGCCGGCCGACGCTCAAGGACGCGATGACCGCGGTGAGGGGGATCCGGCGTCGCGAGCTCCTGCGCACCGCGATGGGATCGATCGTTGGCGTGTTGTCCATTCGCGACGTGACAACGGCGATCACGACGATCACCGATGTCACTCTTCAGGCCGCGCTTCACGCCGTGCAGCGGGAGGTGATCCCCGCCGAGGACCGTTCACTGGAGTTCGCGATCATTGGCATGGGGCGCTACGGCGGTGCAGAAGTGGGATTCGGTTCGGACACCGATGTGCTGTACGTCTTCCGCGCCGGCGATGTCGAACGCGAGCGTGCCGAGGCGTATGCCCGCGCGATTGTTGCGCGACTTCGTGAGGCAGTGGAAGACGGCCGGGTCCCCATCGAGCTTGATGCCGAGTTGCGTCCCGAAGGGCGGAAGGGGCCGATCGTGCGCTCGCTGGACGCATATCGGGCCTACTATTCGCGGTGGTCGGTCTCCTGGGAGGCTCAGGCTCTGTTGCGGGCACGCCCGGTCGCTGGAGCCTCTTCTCTTCTGGATGACTTCATGACCCTGGCCGACGAGGTGCGCTATCCCGCCGATGCAAAGACGTCGGATGTTCGGGAGATCAAGCGCATCAAAGCGCGTGTTGAATCCGAGCGCATGCCCGGGGGAGTAGATCCCGCGCGGCACCTGAAGCTCGGACCGGGTGGCCTGAGCGACGTTGAGTGGCTCGTTCAGCTCATTCAACATGTTCACGCGGGCGCAAACGATGAGTTGCGCACGCCGCGAACGCTGAAGGCGCTCGAGGCCGTCTACGAGGCGGATCTCCTCACGGCAGAGCAGGCGCGCACTCTCGGTGCCTCGTGGCGCCTTGCGACGCGGCTACGGTCGGCGAACACGCTTCTGACCGGCCGAACGAGCGACGTCCTTCCGACAGACAACACGCAGCTCGACGGCATCGCCCGAATCCTGGAGTACCCACCGGGATCTGCGGCCGAGGTGGAAGAAGAATGGCTCCGGACGGCGAGAAAGGCCCGCCGCGTTTACGAGGACACCTTCTACGACCTCTAG